The Meiothermus cerbereus DSM 11376 sequence CCGAAGAACGCCCACTTCTTCCAGGAGCTCCCGCCGCAGGCCGTCCAACACCGGGTTGTCGCCCACGTCTTCGGGGTTGATGTGGCCCCCCACCCCCAGGGTGTAGCGGTTGTGGAGTCGGGCCTCACCGCCGCCCTGAGTACGCCGCATCAGCAGATAGCGGCCCCGGTAGCGCACCAGGGCATAGGGGATAATCTGGCGGTAGGTGGGGTCTTCTTCGGCCCGGGGTCGTTCTATAAAGAAGCCCTCGAGCTCAATCTTCTGCAAAAGGGGGGCCTCGAGGGGAATAAGCCTATTCTGCGGGGGCGGAAAAACCGAAGCTGGCAGGACGTACACCTGTTCCATGCGGCCCAAGATACCACTAGTCCAGGAGAGCTTCCCGGCCCTCGAGCCAGACCTTGTGCACCTGGGCCTCGCCGTGCAGGGTAAAAAGCGAGCCCAGCAAATCCTCTACCGTTTCGAGGTGGCGGAAGTGCACCTCCAGGGTGCTGCCGGGCTGGGGCTTGAGCCAGATCACATCGGCGGCCTTGCCAGGGGAAAAACTACCCACCACCTCGCCCAGACCCAGCACCTCGGCACCGGCCAGGGTAGCCAGGTACAGCAGGTGGGCCGGGGTCAGGCGCACCCCGTCCGGGGCGTAGCGCTGGGCCAGATAGGCCATCAGGCCTTCCTTGAGCAGGCTGAACCCGGTACCACCCCCCACATCCGAGCCCAGCCCAAAGCGCACCCCGTGGCCCAGGTGGCGCTTCATGGGAAAGATGCCGCTGCCAATGAAGGCGTTGGAGCTGGGGCAGTGGGCAATGGCCGCTCTGGCTTCGGCCAGGCGCAGCAGCTCGAGCTCGCTGGGGTGGACGTTATGGGCAAACACCGAGCGCTCGCCGACCAGGCCAAAGCGGTCGTAGGTGTGCAGGTAGTTTTGGGCCCAGGGGAAAAGCTCGGCCACGGTGCGTATTTCCTCGAGGTTTTCGTTGATGTGGGTGGTGAAATGCAGGTCGGGGTGCTCCTGCAGCAGGGTCTGACAGACTTCCAACAGGGCTTCCGAGGCCGAAAGCGAAAAGCGCGGGGTAACCGCATAGCGCAGCTTTCCCCGACCATGAAAGCGCTGAATCAGCATCTTCTGCTCGGCGTAGCTCTGCTCGGGGGTGGTGTGGAGTGCGGGCAGTAGCATCCGGTCGGAGCAAACCTGCCCGGCGATCATCCGCAGGCCCACGTCCTCAGCGGCCCCAAACAGGTTGGCGGTGGCCCCCTGAAAGTGCGAGCCGAAGACCAGGGCGGTGGTGGTTCCGTTACGCAAAAGAAGCCGGACGAACTCCCGGGCCAGCTCGCGGGCCAGCCGGTTATCGGAAAGCCGGGCCTCTAAGGGCAGGGTGCGCTGCTCGAGCCAGTCCAAAAGCGAGTAGCCCATGGCCCCAATCACCCGGGTCTGGGGGTAGTGCACATGGGTATCCACCAGCCCCGGCAGCAGCACCCCCTCGCGGCAGTCGTGCACTTGGGCCTCCGGGAACCGGGCCAGCACCTCGGAAAAACTTCCCAGCGCTATGATCTGCCCAGCGCGAAAGGCCAGCCCCCCATCGGAAAAAGCCTCTAGGGTCTGGGCTTCTTGGAAAGGGTTTTTGGGCGTGTGAACGATCAGGCCGCGCAGGATTACGGTCATGGCAAGCTATTCTACAAAGAGCCCCACCACCGCCCCCTGCCGCACATCCACCAGGCCAAAGTCGGTCAGACGCAGCTCAGGGATCACCGCCAGACCCAAAAACGACAGCACCATGTAGGGGTCGGGCAGGCTTACCCCAAGGGCCTTGGCCGCGGCCTCGAGGGCTTGTAGTTTGGCGTCCACTGCCTCCAGCGGCTCATCGGTCATCAGGCCCGCAATGGGCAGGGCCAGCTCGGCCAACACCTGGCCCTCGGCCACGGCCACCATGCCCCCGCCCAGGGCCTCGAGCCTTCTGGCTGCCGTGATGATATCGGCATCCGAGACCCCCACCGCCATCAGGTTGTGGTGGTCGTGGCCCACGGTGCAGGCCAGGGCCCCTTGTTGCAGGCCAAAAGCGGTTACCAGGCCCTTGCCGATCTGGCCGTTTTTGCCGTAGCGCTCGAGGCAGACCAGCTTGGCCAGGTCGCGGCTGGGGTCGGCCACCACTTCCCCACCGCGAATGGTCGGCTCGAGGTGTTCTTCGGCGGTCAGCACCTGGTGGGCAATGGCCCGCACCACCCGCACCTTCCCCGCGCCTGCTGGAATTCGCAGATCAGCGGGTTGTAGGGCGGGCAGCCGGACGGTATGGGAGACCGCCGACGAGACCCTGGTTCGGGGCAGCTCCACGCACATCCGGCCCCCTTCAGCCACCAGCCTGCCGCGCTGATACACCTGGGCCGCACTGAAGCTGTGCAGGTCGTCCAGCACCACCAGGTCGGCCTGGAACCCCGGCGCCACCGCCCCCCGCCGGGCCAGCCTAAAGTGGCGGGCCACATTCCAGCTCCCAGCCCGCACGGCATAGGCTGGGTCTACCCCCAGTGCAATGGCCTTGCGCACCAGGAAGTCCACCCCCCCTTCCCGCAGGAGGTCGGAGGGCAGCCGGTCGTCGGTCACCAGGCCCACCCGGTCGGCGTGCTCGGGGCGCAGGAGCGGCGCCAGGGCCGCCAGGTTGCGCGTGGTCGAACCTTCCCGCACCATCAGGAAGCAGCCCGCCTCGAGCTTGGCCCGGCCCTCCTCCAGGGTGGTGCTCTCGTGGTCGGAGGCGATGCCGGTGGCCAGATAAGCCTGCAAAGCTGGCCCCGTCAGGGTAGGGGCGTGGCCCTCGGGCGACTTACGCCAGCGCTCGGCCAGGATGACCTTCTCCAGCTCGCCTTCCTCGGCAGCCAGAATAGCCGGAAAGCTCATCAGCTCGGCCACCCCCACCACCCTAGGATGCGCCAGCAGCCGCTCGATCTCGGCCAGGCCCAGCGTAGCGCCGCTGGTCTCGAGGGGCGTAGACGGCACCGAGGAGGGCACCGTGACCCAGACCTCGAGCGGAAGCCCCTCGCTGGCCTCCATCAGCCACTCAATGCCGGCTACCCCGGCCACATTGCCAATCTCGTGGGGGTCGGTCACCACCCCCGTAACCCCCCGTGGCACCACCCCCCGCGCATACTCCGCGGGCGAGACCAGGGAGGACTCGAGGTGTACGTGCCCATCAATGAGCCCCGGCGCTACCCAGCGGCCCTCGAGGTCTATCACCTGCTCGGCCTCGGCCTGGGCGTACTCGAGGCCCACCGCCGCAACCAGCCGCCCGGCCAGCAGGATGTGGGTGTGCTGAAGCGACAGGGTGAACACATTGACCAGCCGCGCATTCTTGAGCAGCAAGGTTCCAGGGCAGCGGCCCATTGCCACGTCTACCGCCCGCCTTAGCTCGGAGAGTTCTATGACCATGTTCCAAAAATGCTACCGCAGGCAATTGCCTGCGGCAACAGGTGGCACGCGGGCCCCCGGTTGCCCTGCCAAACTACAAACGGGATGGCAACCCTAAAGACCCGCATGGGCCGACCTTCAAGAATAGAAGGAGCGGGGAATCCCCGCTCCGATGAACTGTTCTTGCTGACTTACCTTTCG is a genomic window containing:
- a CDS encoding NUDIX domain-containing protein; this translates as MEQVYVLPASVFPPPQNRLIPLEAPLLQKIELEGFFIERPRAEEDPTYRQIIPYALVRYRGRYLLMRRTQGGGEARLHNRYTLGVGGHINPEDVGDNPVLDGLRRELLEEVGVLRYTAEPVGLIVMADSPVSLVHAGVVFVVDSEDEPQVVEVDKLEGHLAGLEEIWPVYEGLEGWSKVVADWLGARCF
- the guaD gene encoding guanine deaminase — translated: MTVILRGLIVHTPKNPFQEAQTLEAFSDGGLAFRAGQIIALGSFSEVLARFPEAQVHDCREGVLLPGLVDTHVHYPQTRVIGAMGYSLLDWLEQRTLPLEARLSDNRLARELAREFVRLLLRNGTTTALVFGSHFQGATANLFGAAEDVGLRMIAGQVCSDRMLLPALHTTPEQSYAEQKMLIQRFHGRGKLRYAVTPRFSLSASEALLEVCQTLLQEHPDLHFTTHINENLEEIRTVAELFPWAQNYLHTYDRFGLVGERSVFAHNVHPSELELLRLAEARAAIAHCPSSNAFIGSGIFPMKRHLGHGVRFGLGSDVGGGTGFSLLKEGLMAYLAQRYAPDGVRLTPAHLLYLATLAGAEVLGLGEVVGSFSPGKAADVIWLKPQPGSTLEVHFRHLETVEDLLGSLFTLHGEAQVHKVWLEGREALLD
- the ade gene encoding adenine deaminase, giving the protein MVIELSELRRAVDVAMGRCPGTLLLKNARLVNVFTLSLQHTHILLAGRLVAAVGLEYAQAEAEQVIDLEGRWVAPGLIDGHVHLESSLVSPAEYARGVVPRGVTGVVTDPHEIGNVAGVAGIEWLMEASEGLPLEVWVTVPSSVPSTPLETSGATLGLAEIERLLAHPRVVGVAELMSFPAILAAEEGELEKVILAERWRKSPEGHAPTLTGPALQAYLATGIASDHESTTLEEGRAKLEAGCFLMVREGSTTRNLAALAPLLRPEHADRVGLVTDDRLPSDLLREGGVDFLVRKAIALGVDPAYAVRAGSWNVARHFRLARRGAVAPGFQADLVVLDDLHSFSAAQVYQRGRLVAEGGRMCVELPRTRVSSAVSHTVRLPALQPADLRIPAGAGKVRVVRAIAHQVLTAEEHLEPTIRGGEVVADPSRDLAKLVCLERYGKNGQIGKGLVTAFGLQQGALACTVGHDHHNLMAVGVSDADIITAARRLEALGGGMVAVAEGQVLAELALPIAGLMTDEPLEAVDAKLQALEAAAKALGVSLPDPYMVLSFLGLAVIPELRLTDFGLVDVRQGAVVGLFVE